aaaaaaaaagaaatgattacgagccttttttttttttttttttttttttttttaggcagggtcttactttgttgcccaggctggagtgcagtggcataatcacagttcactgcaacctagacctcctgggctcaaggaggaaccctcccacttcagcctccccactcTTGACatccccacacccccaccccaagtagctgggactacaggggtacaccacatctagctaattaaaaaaaaagttttgtagagaaggggggtctcaaactactggcctcaagcaatcctcccacctcagcttcccaaaatgctgagattataggcatgagccaccatgcccagcctacagtgAGACTTTTAAGAGACATTTTCCATGTCCACGGCCTATTGTAATTGCTATACCGCTTTCTCTTCCAACTGCTTTCCTTTGCCTGCAAGAGGAGCTTGAATAAGATAAATGTCTTGCTTGACTTCTTTGATGTCCTGGATTTTCTGTAGCTCTTTTTCTTCAATCTGTTCATTATACATTTAGcttggagtttctttttttttattattttaagttctgggatacatgtgcagaatgtgcaggtttgttacataggtatacatgtgccatggaggtttgctgcacccatcaacccgtcatctaggttttaagtccctcatgcattaggtatttgtcataaggctctccctccccttgcccccatcccttgacaggcctcagtgtgtgatgatgttccctccctgtgtccatgtgttctcattgttcacctcccacttatgagtgagaacatgtggtgtttagttttctgttcctgtgttagtttgcagagAACGATAgcttcaagcttcatccatgtccctgcaaaggacatgaactcattcttttttatggctgccttttttttttctttttgagacagagtcttgctctgtggcacccaggctggtgtgcagcggtgtgatctcagctccccacaacctccgcctcctgggttcaagcgattctcctgcctcagcctcttgagtagctaggattacaggtgtatgccaccacacccagctaatttttgtatttttagtacagacagggcttcaccatattggccaggctagtgtcgagctcctgacctcaggtgatccacccaccttggcctcccagagtgttgggattacaggcgtgagccaccacatctggccatctTGGCATTTCTGTTTAATCTCTTCAGCTCACTTCATTGCATCAATAGTTTTATTCCACAGGCTTTGCTGGTGTTTGATAGGTTCATTTCTAAGTTTTTAGAAATCAGATGAATGATCCACTGTAAGCTCTTTACCAGGAATGTTTTAGTCCACTTGACCTTGCAAGAATTGCAtctcttttaaagtttttatgacATTTGGGTTTTCAAAATCTGAACACATTGTAGTTGTTGAGAACAAACATCATGCTGTGGCCAGAGTAGATGAGCCCCAAACAGAAATACCACTTTTGATACACATGTTGAACCTTCGTAGGTCCCCACTGACCACAAGCCAAGTTTGagaggagtctttttttttttttttgagacggagtcttgctctgacgcccaggctggagtgcagtcatgcagtctcggctcactgcaagctctgcctcccgggttcacaccattctcctgcctcaggctcccgagtagctgggactacaggcgcccgccaccatgcccagctcattttttgtatttttagtagagatggggttccaccgtattagtcaggatggtctcgatctcctgacctcgtgatccgcctgcctcggcctcccaaagtgctgggattacaggcgtaagccaccgcacccggcccccttttttttttttaaaccatgtaGGGAGATGATTTGAGCTCATGCTCTCTGATGTCATTTTTTGGAGGGGAACCTTCTTAAAGTTTCCTTCACTGAATATTCTGCTCACTGATCAGGACTGTTGTTCGAGACAAATGTTCATTCAGAGGATGTGTCCCAATAGCTCTGCAGattcattcacttatttcttGACTGTATATACCCATGTGTATGTGCTGATCTATAATGTCTTCCCCTTAGCTTACAAAAAAATAACATCATTGTCTCCATGCAGTCAGTGGGATTTAtggaacacttactatgtgctaagccCCATGTCAGGCACTTGGATAAGGGATGCGTATGTTCTTGGGGGTCCTTCCCTTGAGGAACTCACACTTAGGAGGAGGGAAAGGTGGACCCACAGGCCCCTATGAGCACCAGAGGCATCAGAGCCACTTCCCACGTCTCATTTGTTGCCTCAACTAAGACCCTGCAAGGTGAACCttccttgcttgcttgcttgatgcttgaagtgtacaattcagtggtttttagtatatgcaCAAGGTTTTACATTCAACTCTCAGATGAGAACGCCTGTACCCATCAGCAGCCACTCTCCATCCCTCTCACCCAGGCCCTGGCAATCACGAATCTACTTTCTagctctatgaatttgcctattctagatattttgtaTGAAAGGAACCATTTGGcgggctgcagtggctcacgcctgtaatcccaactctttgggaggcccatgccggtggatcgcttgagctcaggagttcaagaccagcttaggcaacatgctgaaaccgcATCTGCACAGCaagtacaaaatttagctgggcgtggtggtgcgtgcctgtagtcccaatacttggggagctgaggcaggaggattacttgagcccaggaagttgaggctgcaggactccagcctgggtgacaaagtaagatcctgtctcaaataaaataaaataattaaaaataaaaagaaaaggaacactacaatatgtagtcttttgtgtctggcttctttgatttactgtaattttttaaggcttatctatgttgtagcacataccagtacttcattcctttttatgggtgaataatattccattgtatggttgtttcatgttttgtttatctattcatcaatTGATAAATCTTTGGGTCATTCCCACCttttgggtattgtgaataatgctgctataaatatttgtgtacaggtttctGTGTGAAGACATTTTCAGTTCTGTCCCTgtatatgcctaggagtggaatggctgggtcacatggtagctCAATGTTGAACTTTTTTAAGAGCTGCAAAGTTGTTTTCCCAAACAGCAACACGATTTTATATTTCCATCAGCTGCATATGAGGATCTGATTACTCCCATATCTTTgttaacatttattatctttttttttttgaaacagggtctcactctgtcccccaggctgaagtgcagtggcgtgatcatgactATGGtccactatagcctcaaccttccagggctcaggtgatcctcccacctcagcctcccaagtagctgtgaccacaggtgcacgccaccgcacccaactaatttttgtattttttatagagatggggtttgctgtgttgcccaggctggtctcaaactcctgggctcaacccgTCTGCCCACCTgggtctctcaaagtgcttggattataggcataagccatggCACCTAGccttatctgtcttttttattttagccatcctagtggatataaagtggtatctcattgagattttgatttgcatttctctgatgatgaatgATGTTGACCATATtccatgtgcttgttggccatttaaaaacattattattattatttttaatagagatggcgttttgctgtattgcccagactgatctcgaactcctgacctcaagcaatccacctgcctcggcctcccaaagtacaggcgtgagccaccatgcccgaccctattggccatttgtatgtcttctttggaaaaatccTATTCAAATACtttacctgcttttttttttttttttttttttgagatggagtttcactcttgttgcccaggctggagtgcaatggcccgatctcggcttaccacaacctctgcttcctgggttctagcgattctcctgcctcagcctcccgagtagctgagtcttttttttttgagatggagccttgctctgtcgcccaggctggagtgcagtggcgcgatctcggctcactgcaagctctgcctcccaggttcacgccattctcctgcctcagcctcccgagtagctgggactacaggcacccgccaccacgcccagctaattttttgtatttttagtagagatggggtttcaccgtgttggccaggattgtcttgatctcctgacctcatgacccacctgcctcggcctcccaaagtgctgggattacaggtgtgagccaccacgcccggccttttttttttttttttttttaagagacaggatcttgctctgttgcccaggctggagtgccatggtacaATCATAGAtcattgtagcctcaaattcttgggctcaaatgatcctcctgcctcagcctcctgagtacctaggactacagccaggtggcaccatgcctggcttttttttttttttttttttttgagacagagttttgctcttgttgcccaggctggagtgcagtggcccgatcttggcccactgcaacctctgcctcctgggttcaagtgattctcctgcctcagcctcctgagtagctgggattacaggtgcctgccaccacgcccggctaattttttgtatttttagtagagacagggttttgccatgttgggcaggatggtcttgaactcctgacctcgtgatccacccaccttggcctcccaaagtgctaggattacaggtgtgggccacccgcgcccggccaatttttaaaattttgtagagatgcgggatctccctatgttgtctaggctggtctcaaattcctgcggtgtggtggttcatgctttgtaatcctagcactttgggaggcagaggcaggaggattgcttgaggccagaagtttgacaccagcctgggccacatagcaagactcagtctcaacaacaaaaatagtaataactaaaaaaaaagacaatgaaactAAGGCAGAAAGAGGTTAAATAGTGTGCCTGAGTGGTTAAGCCCAATTCACATCCCTGAGGAAGTACAAATGATCAGTAAACATCTGAAAAGGTGTTCAACTGCCTTAGAGGTCAAGGAGCTGAAATGTAAACAACAACAGCACTAACagcatcatttttctttcatccaGTGGGGCTAAATTTGCAAAGGTTTGGAGGTGGGGACTGATACTCACATGCCCTACTGGTGGGTGCATGAATTGCTCCAAACTTTGGGAAAGCAATCTGGcagaatgtattattaaaatgtttagcaCATACACCCTTGACCCTACTCCTCAGAAACAAAACCTCTGGAATATAAAGTTATATGTACAAAGATGTGCACTGCAGCATTATATGAGAGGCAAAAAACTAGAAGCCTTCGGAATATTCATCAAGGGAGAATGGCTGGGTACATTGAAGTACATTCACAGTAGGGAATATTCTGCAGCCATCACATAAGTTAAGATCTAGATGTATTGATCTGAAGGGATATctacaacatatatatattttttgagccggagtcttgctctgtcgcccaggctggagtgcaatgatgtgatcttggctcactgcaacctctgcctcccgggtgcaagcgattctcctgcctcggtctcccgcgtagctgggattacaggcgcccaccaccgctcccggctaatttttgtatttttagtagagacggggtttcgccatgtcggccaagctagttttgaactcctcaccttaggtgatccgcccgcctcagccttccaaagtgctaggataacaagtgtgagccaccgcacccagcctacaaaatattttttaatgaaagaagcaACTTACTAAAACTTTGTATAGtagttatgtttttatattttatattcatgtatGCAGTGATGCTCAATGGGAATTTTGCAAATCCAGGGGGCATGTGGCAATggctgaagacatttttggttatcatGTCAGGGAGGTGCTAATGACATAGGGTTAAATCCTACAATGCACAACCTCCCTCAAAGAATTATCAACCCAAGATGTCAGttgtgctgaggttgagaaaccctggcatagggaaaggaaaaaaaggataaGCACCAAACTGCTAGCTTTTTCCTTATATATCTGTGCTGTTCGACTtataatgtacatttattttgacaACTGAAAATTAtcctataaaaataatagtaagttTATTGTGCTGGCAAAGACAATGATGGAGCAGAGGTGGCAGACTGTTCCCCAAGCCAACTGTTTCCAAAGGAGACCTGAGGGACTGGGTGTGAGTTGACAGTGGTGGGAGATGGAAGCAGCAAGGGATGCGGGGACATCTGGGGAGCCTGGACCTGACCTTGGAGCTCACTCACACAATGTAAATAATCCCAGAGTGAAGCTGAGGTTTTCCTGAGTTGGATGAGGGCCTGCAAAAATTTCCTATTATTAGGCAAGCCTACTATGAGAATGAGAAGCCTAaattcaatttccattttatagccTGGAGTAAACCATTTCTGGTCAGGCAGCAGGGAATCATAACATATCAGAGCTGAATACCTCACTGCTTTGCTGAGGGGCAAGTTAGTAGGTGTTCCTCAGAAAGGGTTTTGTGGTCAATTAAGACAGGGAAACTCTGGCTTAAACTGCAGGTAAATTAAATAAGAGGTCTTTATTGCAAGCCTAATCAGAGCCTTTATTATGCTAGTGTCCATCTCCAAAAGGGTGGTCATCAAATGCAGGATGTCCCTGTCTTGACCAAGTCCTTTTTCTTGAGATCATGTCTTGAGACTTGGATGCCATGCAATACACTTTGGGAAATACTAACCTAGTTGAACGACAGTTTTACTGATGTAAAAATGGTGGCCCAAAGGATAAAAAGTGGCTGAACTAGCTGGTGGTGCTACTTTCCAGACCAATGCTTTTTTCTCCTGCCTAACACCTTAACCACAGTTGCAAAATTAACTATAGATCCTTGGGGAACATTCCTCAGAATTTTCGCCCAATTCAATTTGGAGGGGTTGCAGTGGAGGTGAGGGAGAAGGGAGTAACAGTGAAGCCATTCAAAGCAAAAACCACCTTTAAAGAAATTTTGGCCTTAGaatacaggtttttttgtttttttttttattggtggAGGGGGCACCCAGGAAGACCAGACGTGCTCCTGTGAAGCAATGCTCCACCACGTCCTTTTGAAAATATCGTAGCCTGAATGAGACAGGTGGGAGCACCTAAGCCTTCAACTCTCCCCAAGTTGCCTCCAATTGACCTCACTGGGCCAGGTGAAGCCCTATAAACTGGTTTTGTATATTCTATCCAAGtagtaaatttactaaaattacTGGATCCTACTATATACCAGACCTCTGCAAGGCATTGAAGATTCAATGATGAGCATAATTCCCACTCTAAAGGGATTTTTCTATCTGGTAGGGAAACTCAGATACCGCATGCAGCTAGCCTGTCACAGGGCTATACTGACTAAAGCTCACCCTAAGAAATTTGCACATCTTAGCCTATGGGCAACGGGAAGCTATGGACGGAATATGTTTTCCGTTTCAAACAAGGAACTCCAGTCACAGCAGGCTCTGACTCCATTTCCTGTTATCAACTCcccttcctgctcctcctcccttaGTAGCCTCGAAAAAGAGTGGCCACTTCCTTCACATCACCAGGGCCTTGGTCCTGGTAGGGGGTCCCGCCCCGGCCCTGTCCTCCTCCCCAGGCCGGGACCTCCGCACCTCCCACACACAGTACAACTCTAACAGGAAACTGGGCCAGGGCTGCAGGTAGGTCCCGTCCAATGCGACACGCTCGCGACGGCCCACGCACTGCCAGAACCAGCCCTGCCACTAACCAGCCTAGTAAGGAACGCAGTGATCTTTAGGAGCCCACTTCTAAATTCAAACCATTTGGGGTTCAGTAAGTCTCTTCACATACGGGGACTTAATAGCTTCCATCAGCAGCCTCCACGTTTGCTGAACACGACTACGGGGCCAGACCCATAGGAACTCCAATGTGGTTCAGCCGCTGAACTCCAGGGACCAAAAAGACTTTCCCACCTCCCAGCGTTGTTAAAGAGCAAACCCGCCCCCAAGCCTCAGCCACTACGCGGTGCATAAAGAGGCAGAACTGGGCATGCGCAGTTTCCGCCCCCGCCACAGTCTTGGGAGTGGGCGGGCTCGAGGGCTGGGAGGAAGCGGAAAGCTGACCGAGAGGAGAAAGAAGCCCGCCCCGCGAAGTCCCGCCTGTCTCTGCAGCTTGTTCCCGGAAGTGCTGCTAGTCGCGGAAGCAATGGCTTCAAGGTTACTTCGCGGAGCTGGAGCGCTGGCCGCGCAGGCCCTGAGGGCTCGCGGCCCCAGTGGCGCGGCCGCGGTTCGCTCCATGGCATCCGGAGGTACTCGGGTCGCCGGGCGTGCCAGGGACCAGAGTGTTGCCCTCCCAGGGTGGTCCCAGGGCGGCAAAGCGGGGCGGCCCGTGCAGCTTCTCGAGGTCCCAGTGGCCGCTTTACGGTCCCCAGTGCCTCAGGCTCTGCAGGCATCTCCCTGTAATTCTGGACCGCTGCTCCTGCCGGCCCCCGAACTGACTCCGCTGCGAAAGTATCCTAAACGGAGGTGCCGGGTGACCTTGGGAGGGACCGGGACTGCCACCGGGATGGGGAGGGGTCCGGCCTCCCTTCAAACCTGCGCCCACCTCAAGCCGAGTGGGTTCTATGTGCTTTTAGACAAATGTCGACAAATTTGCCTCGGTGGTTGGAGAAAGAAAAGctcataggccgggcgcggtggctcacaactgtaatcccagccctttgggaggccgaggcggacagatcccctgaggtcaggagctcaagaccagcctggccaacatggtgaaaccccgtttctactaaaaatacaaaaattagctgggcgtggtggcgcgcgcctgtagtcccagctgctcaggaggctgaggcaggagaatcgcttaaacccgggaggcgggggttccagtgagccaacgtcgcgccattgcactccagcctgggcaacaagagcaaaactccgtctcaaaaaagaaaaaaaaaaaaaagctcccccCAGCGCTGCCGCTTGTGTGGATGGGGACTTGGTGGTTCTTAGGGGACCATGGATATAAGTAGCCTTTAGGAGCCTGTGAGCCCGCTAAAACTTACACAGAAGTTTCAGGGCAGCATTTTCCTTGATCATTTCTGTTTGTAATTTTTCTATCGGTCATTTCAGTCAGCGTCATAATTCACGTATCTTCCTTTAGGTGGTGTTCCCACTGATGAAGAGCAGGCGACTGGGTTGGAGAGGGAGATCATGCTGGCTGCAAAGAAGGGACTGGTAAGCAGAAACTCCCTTCTGTGTCTCCTGTGTAACTTATGGCCTTGGATGTGTTCATAGTGGTTTCCTCTCTGGGAGTATTTGATACAGGAAACTTGGCTTGTAGGAACAGTCCCCTGAGCTTCTGGAAGATAGGGCTTATTTGGCCTAATCGTtcaattcttgttttttttttttttttcttcaggaccCATACAATGTACTGGCCCCAAGGGGAGCTTCAGGCACCAGGGAAGACCCTAATTTAGTCCCCTCCATCTCCAACAAGAGAATAGTAGGCTGCATCTGTAAGTACCTCACCTCTATTTTTTATCCACTTGCTTAATATATCCTACAATAGTCTATAAGCTGCCTCAAATCTTCAGTGTGTGAGTGCATGTTGGTAAGTTTCTCTAAGGCTCTTGACACTCTCAAGCCTCATTATGCCTGATAGTTCATCCTTACTGGAAAGAAGCGCAGCACAGCGGTAAGACTGGCTCACTGGGAGTGTGGCATGAAGGAGTACCCacccagcaaatatttattgttatacTGCTTCTATGCCAGGCATCATTTTAGACACTAGGGATACATACCAGAACGGACCCTGCTTTACGTTCTACATAGGCAAGGGAATTGTTAGAATTTACAGTGACCTTGATACAAGGTCAGTTTACTCATAGGTGAACtcagagcctcaatttcttcatctgaagAATGGGAGGAGGGTTTGAACTGATCTCTTGAGATATCAACCATAGTCTTACTTGTGTATCAGAGATGTCTGAGGAAAAGAAATTCATGTTGAAAGTCTCCCTTTCTAGGTTGGATGACCATAAACcaccttttttcccttttaggtGAAGAGGACAATACCAGCGTCGTCTGGTTTTGGCTGCACAAAGGCGAGGCCCAGCGATGCCCCCGCTGTGGAGCCCATTACAAGCTGGTGCCCCAGCAGCTGGCACACTGAGCACTTGCACTAAATTACTCAAAATGTGCTGTAAAGTTTCTTCTTTCCAGTAAAGACTAGCCATTGCGTTGGCTCCTTCTCCCATAGATGGCTGGTCTTATTTCTTTCCTGTATTCTTTGGTAGGCATGGAATATTCTTATTTTGGGAATAGCTATCTGTTAATGCTAGCTTGCCATCCACTTACTGAAAGTATATAACCGGTGTATAGTGCTTAGATTAATAATAAGAATAGGTCGACAACCTGTAATGCAATGAATGGGACCACCTGGTATGAGAGAAAGGGGCAGGCTGAGGAGTCAGGCTGACAGGACTTAAAATATTGGCTCCATCATTTGGCTCTATCCCTGTGGACATGTTCTCTGGGGGTCAAGTACAACTACAAAAAGGTAAATACCTTATGAGGTGCTTAATATGTAAAGAGCTGAGCGGATAGTAGGTCCTCACAGTATCATCATAGAGTCAGGGTGGCCTTGTGAAGAGAGTTTTGGGGATTTTGAAGTCTTGAGGGACCCAGGTGCAAAGTAAGAATTCATGGGGATACCAGCAGCAAAATTCAGAATATGGAACAATTTCAGAAATCACTGACTATGTTTCTTCAAATAAATTGCAAGGAGTGGGGGGAAAAGGTAGGGAGAACATGTGGAGAAACAGATAAGGGAGATAGCAGTCAGCAGCATGCACACCTTGTTTAGATCTGGATTTGAAAACAATTATAAAGGAAAATTGAGAAGAATTTGAACTCTGGATATTTGATATGTAGACATTTACTACCCTTTCAGGTATttatataggttttttttttttagtttttttttttttttttttttttaatgcttgagATACGCACGGGAATAAGGGAGGGGAGAAATGCCAAAAAAGCCCACTTTAGCTGCTTCATACCTGTGACACCTTGGGACAAGTTAAAATCTCAAAAACCTCTTACCTACAAAATGGAAATACCTTTTCATTTTGTGTGGAGATTAGCCAGAGTTGGCTTCAGTTACTGTCTTCACAAAATTGGTCCAAAGTAGGTATTTCAGTGGGAGCTGATAGAGTCAGAGAAAAGCCCCTTCCCCTCATCTTGCCCATCCTGAAGGTGTAGTCAAAGCTATTGCTTCCATCTTTGTTGTTCGTGACCTGTGTCCAGGAAATGCCCAAGCACTGACCTGCCATTTAAGGCCCTTTCCTCTGGGAAGGGGAGCTCTCAGATAACCCCCTGTGAAATCTAACCCCTACACGCCCATGAGATTAGTCTGTGCTGTCACTGAGCCCTCCTGTGTGGGTGGCCTGCCTTTCCCTTTCCACATCTCTTCCAGCTCAAACTCTGCTGAGGGAGACTTTTGACTCCCCACATCATTAATCCAATCTGTTTTCTCCCTCCCTCatctccaagtctttgcttttcttttttaaaatttaaccaatTTACTTGTAaagaaaaattggctgggcatggcgcctcatgcctgtaaccccaacactttgggaggctgaggtggaaggaccacttgaacccaggaggtcgaggcttcagtgagccatgaccgtgccactgcactccagcctgggtgacaaagcgagaccccgtctcaaaccAGAAAAACAAGCGGAAAGAAAAATCTCCAGTACATTTCCAGACAGTGGCAGGCAAAATAATGATCCCCCAAAGATGTCCGCGTCATAAATCCCtaaaatctgtgaatatgttaggtCACATAGCAAGAAGGAATTAAGACTACAGATGGAACTCAGGTTACtaaatcagctgaccttaaaatagttATTCCCAGATAATCCAGGTGGATCCAAAAAGCACAAAAGAGGCAGAAGAGAGTCAGAGATGTGACTCAGAATGGTCGGAGAGATGCAATGTtggtggctttgaagatggaggaaggggcccacaagccaaggaaggcAAGTAGCCTCTAAAAGCTGGGAAGGGCAAGGAAATGATATTCTAGTCTTCAGAAAGGAGTGaagccctgctgacactttgactTCAGCCTAGTGAGACCCACATTAGACTTAGGAACCGTAAgataataaacttttttattttttaatttatttttattttttttggagacagtcttgctctgttgcccagcctggagtgcagcggcatgatcttggctcactgcaagctccacctcccgggttcacgccattctcccgcctcagcctcccgaatagctgggactacaggcgcccgccaccacgcccggctaatttttttttttttttagtagagacgaggtttcaccatgttatccaggatggtcttgatctcctgaccttgtgatc
This genomic window from Pongo pygmaeus isolate AG05252 chromosome 12, NHGRI_mPonPyg2-v2.0_pri, whole genome shotgun sequence contains:
- the LOC129030520 gene encoding cytochrome c oxidase subunit 5B, mitochondrial; this translates as MRSFRPRHSLGSGRARGLGGSGKLTERRKKPAPRSPACLCSLFPEVLLVAEAMASRLLRGAGALAAQALRARGPSGAAAVRSMASGGGVPTDEEQATGLEREIMLAAKKGLDPYNVLAPRGASGTREDPNLVPSISNKRIVGCICEEDNTSVVWFWLHKGEAQRCPRCGAHYKLVPQQLAH